Proteins from a single region of Verrucomicrobiota bacterium JB022:
- a CDS encoding cytochrome P450, giving the protein MSQPAGPSLTSEEAIHAYFSTPFDLLDRCALLYPDCFTLRLGTFGTEHLGANGDWVFVYEPTLLGELYRANTDAIRAGEANRVLFGEVLRPHCILALDGEAHQQRRRIVMAGLGKSQVASATQHVRGFAQQRLARLPHGEPISLLPVMQEIALEANLAALFGSPNEALRQRYSGAIETQQATATAESSNRMLAHLSALLREEIARRRRMPIRLDEQASLCEHLMHATDPSGTPLSDDDLLDELLLILIAGFHTTAVSLAWAVAWILSHPEVHARLRLELAAAGSEAETLPYLAAVVQESLRLSPIMVTAGVRLVKEDFDLGPYTLAAGTMVANCPYLLHRREDLFPQARTFLPDRFLGGSSKASGFTPFGGGNRKCVGTLFAIREMETVLATLFRQVNMELASPALAPILEGVFYAPQGGPQVYLSSFQA; this is encoded by the coding sequence ATGTCTCAACCTGCCGGCCCCTCACTGACGTCCGAAGAGGCAATTCATGCCTATTTCTCCACACCCTTCGATTTGTTAGATCGGTGTGCCCTTCTTTACCCCGACTGCTTTACCTTACGCCTCGGCACTTTCGGGACCGAACATCTGGGCGCCAACGGCGATTGGGTGTTTGTCTACGAGCCCACGCTTTTGGGCGAACTCTACCGCGCCAATACGGATGCGATCCGGGCCGGAGAGGCCAACCGTGTGCTGTTCGGGGAGGTTCTGCGCCCTCATTGCATCCTCGCCCTCGACGGTGAGGCCCACCAGCAGAGACGGCGGATCGTGATGGCAGGGCTCGGCAAGTCGCAGGTGGCCAGCGCAACGCAGCACGTGCGGGGCTTCGCGCAACAGCGCCTGGCGCGCCTGCCGCACGGCGAGCCGATTTCCCTGCTGCCGGTAATGCAGGAAATCGCGTTGGAAGCCAACCTCGCGGCCCTTTTCGGTTCCCCGAATGAGGCCTTGCGCCAGCGATACAGCGGCGCGATCGAAACTCAACAAGCGACGGCTACCGCCGAGTCCAGCAACCGGATGCTGGCTCATCTCAGCGCCCTGTTAAGGGAGGAAATCGCCCGACGGAGGCGGATGCCCATACGCCTCGACGAGCAGGCAAGCCTTTGCGAGCACTTGATGCACGCTACGGACCCTAGCGGCACGCCATTGAGCGACGACGACTTGCTTGACGAGCTGCTGCTGATCCTGATCGCCGGCTTTCATACCACAGCGGTCAGTCTGGCCTGGGCGGTCGCGTGGATCCTCTCCCACCCGGAGGTGCACGCCCGGCTGCGGCTGGAACTGGCTGCGGCTGGCTCCGAGGCGGAGACTTTGCCTTACCTGGCCGCAGTGGTGCAAGAGTCTCTGCGGCTCAGCCCCATCATGGTGACCGCAGGCGTGCGACTGGTGAAGGAGGACTTTGATTTAGGGCCTTACACGCTGGCCGCCGGCACAATGGTAGCCAACTGCCCCTACCTCCTGCATCGCCGCGAAGACCTCTTTCCCCAAGCCCGAACGTTTTTGCCAGACCGTTTTTTGGGTGGCAGCAGCAAAGCTTCAGGCTTTACGCCGTTTGGTGGAGGCAATCGTAAATGCGTCGGCACACTTTTCGCGATCCGCGAAATGGAGACGGTCCTGGCGACATTGTTTCGTCAGGTAAACATGGAACTCGCCAGCCCTGCCCTTGCCCCTATCCTGGAAGGCGTCTTCTATGCCCCTCAGGGTGGCCCTCAGGTTTACCTCAGCTCCTTCCAAGCATGA
- the fabD gene encoding ACP S-malonyltransferase yields the protein MITARIAHLFPGQGSQQKGMGADLFDAFPREVAIADEVLGYSIRELCLEDPRRELGQTQFTQPALFVVSALNYLARRGKGEPAPEVVAGHSLGEYTALFAADVFDFRTGVELTQRRGRLMAAASGGGMAAIVGLDAERVQAILSEEGLDALDLANLNSPDQAVISGPREAIATAEAPFSRAGARYIPLRVSAPFHSRYMEPARLEFADFLATKELREPRIPVIANRTARPYESGQLAETLAGQITDRVRWTETVQVLMGLGVEQFEEVGPGNVLTGLVGKIRRHAPPIVLTSPKPVIRPTPSSALARVNGLQPEQLGSAEFRSAYGCRLAYVAGAMYKGIASVALVSRMARAGLLSFFGAGGVDFSTLEQTIQTLQRDLGPNRPWGVNLICHPDHPALEEQTVDLLLRHGVRRVEAAAFFQITPALARYRLQGITRGADGKVVVPNRVLAKVSRPEVAEAFTSPVPEKLLERLRASGVITAEQAELARRIPVADDLCAEADSGGHTDMGSPYALLPAIQAVRDAAMARHRYPQAIRVGAAGGIGTPQAAAAAFVLGADFVLTGSINQCTPEAGTSDAVKDLLQTLNVQDTAYAPAGDMFELGAKVQVVKKSLFFPARANKLHDLYRHYDSLDDLPPKLREQIQERFFRRSFDEVWEETRAYYARSRPDALTRAEANPKQKMALIFRWYFIHSMRLALCGDTSQRVDYQIHCGPALGAFNQWAKGTELEHWRQRHVDVIGQRLMEATAELLTQRMASWSQPPATHSTPPEYR from the coding sequence ATGATCACCGCTCGCATCGCTCATCTCTTCCCCGGTCAAGGTTCCCAGCAAAAGGGCATGGGGGCCGACTTGTTCGATGCCTTTCCCCGCGAGGTGGCCATTGCCGACGAGGTGCTCGGCTACTCGATCCGCGAGCTGTGCCTGGAGGACCCGCGCCGCGAACTGGGGCAGACGCAGTTTACGCAGCCTGCGCTCTTTGTCGTATCGGCGCTCAACTACCTGGCGCGTCGGGGCAAAGGCGAACCGGCCCCGGAAGTCGTAGCCGGGCATAGCCTGGGCGAATACACCGCCCTCTTTGCTGCAGATGTTTTCGACTTTCGCACGGGGGTCGAGCTGACCCAGCGGCGGGGGCGCCTGATGGCCGCTGCGAGCGGCGGCGGGATGGCCGCCATCGTGGGCCTCGATGCCGAACGAGTGCAGGCGATCTTGAGCGAGGAGGGGCTGGATGCGCTCGACCTCGCCAACCTGAATTCGCCTGACCAGGCGGTAATCTCAGGGCCGCGCGAAGCCATTGCCACGGCAGAAGCACCGTTTAGCCGGGCAGGGGCGCGCTACATCCCTCTGCGCGTCAGTGCTCCCTTTCACTCGCGTTACATGGAGCCGGCACGGTTGGAGTTTGCGGACTTCCTCGCCACAAAGGAATTGCGTGAGCCTCGGATCCCGGTAATCGCCAATCGCACCGCCCGCCCCTACGAGTCGGGCCAACTGGCGGAGACCTTGGCCGGGCAGATCACCGATCGCGTGCGCTGGACCGAGACGGTGCAGGTGCTGATGGGCTTGGGCGTGGAACAATTTGAAGAGGTCGGTCCGGGAAACGTGCTGACGGGGCTGGTCGGCAAGATCCGCCGCCACGCGCCGCCCATCGTATTGACGTCGCCTAAACCTGTCATCCGCCCCACCCCTTCCTCCGCTCTCGCGAGGGTAAACGGCCTGCAGCCCGAGCAACTGGGCAGTGCGGAATTTCGCAGCGCCTACGGCTGTCGCCTCGCCTACGTGGCGGGTGCAATGTATAAGGGAATTGCGTCGGTGGCGCTGGTTTCGCGGATGGCCCGGGCCGGCTTGCTCAGCTTCTTTGGGGCGGGCGGGGTCGACTTTTCGACGCTCGAACAGACCATCCAGACCTTGCAGCGCGACTTGGGCCCGAATCGCCCGTGGGGCGTCAACCTGATTTGCCACCCCGACCACCCGGCGCTGGAAGAGCAGACGGTCGACCTGCTTTTGCGGCATGGCGTGCGACGCGTAGAGGCGGCGGCGTTTTTCCAGATCACGCCTGCCCTTGCCCGCTACCGCCTGCAGGGAATCACACGCGGCGCAGACGGCAAGGTGGTCGTGCCCAACCGGGTGCTGGCCAAGGTTTCGCGACCGGAGGTGGCGGAAGCCTTTACCAGCCCCGTGCCGGAAAAGCTGCTGGAGCGCCTGCGAGCAAGCGGTGTCATTACGGCGGAGCAGGCGGAATTGGCCCGCCGCATCCCCGTGGCAGACGACTTGTGCGCCGAGGCAGACTCGGGAGGCCATACCGACATGGGATCGCCCTATGCGCTGCTTCCGGCCATCCAGGCGGTCCGCGACGCGGCAATGGCGCGCCACCGCTACCCGCAGGCGATCCGCGTAGGTGCAGCGGGCGGCATCGGCACTCCTCAGGCAGCCGCAGCGGCTTTTGTGCTGGGCGCCGATTTTGTACTGACCGGGTCGATCAATCAATGCACCCCGGAAGCCGGCACCAGCGACGCGGTAAAAGACCTGTTGCAGACCCTTAACGTGCAGGACACGGCGTATGCCCCGGCAGGCGACATGTTTGAGCTGGGCGCGAAGGTGCAGGTGGTGAAGAAGAGCCTGTTTTTCCCGGCGCGCGCCAACAAGCTGCACGACCTTTACCGCCATTACGACTCACTGGACGATCTGCCGCCCAAACTGCGCGAACAGATCCAGGAGCGCTTTTTCCGTCGCAGCTTCGACGAGGTGTGGGAGGAGACGCGTGCCTATTACGCCCGCAGTCGACCGGATGCGCTGACCCGGGCGGAGGCCAACCCGAAGCAAAAGATGGCGTTGATCTTCCGCTGGTATTTCATCCACAGCATGCGCCTCGCTCTGTGCGGCGACACCAGCCAACGGGTAGACTACCAGATCCACTGCGGCCCGGCGTTGGGGGCGTTTAACCAGTGGGCAAAAGGAACCGAGCTGGAGCAC